One Mycolicibacterium fortuitum subsp. fortuitum genomic window carries:
- a CDS encoding class I SAM-dependent methyltransferase: MTGGPGRVSGSALTGVSETALLTLQVRAHEARRPDGLIDDPMAVQLVDSIEFDFAKFGYTRRQDMALRSLLFDRMTGNYLRDHPQATVVALAEGLQTSFYRLDVAGLGHEFRWLSVDLEPMIELRNKLIPKPDRVTQCAQSALDFSWMDQVDTGHGVFITAEGLLMYLQPEEAMSLIRACAQRFPGGQMLFDLPPAFFAFLTRKGLPTSMRYRVPPMPFSLSPSEVADLVNTVPGVRTVRDLPMPPGRGIVLNTALRVMRLPVFEPVRPVMTLLEFG, translated from the coding sequence ATGACGGGTGGCCCAGGCAGGGTGAGTGGCAGTGCGCTCACCGGCGTTTCCGAGACCGCACTTCTGACCCTGCAGGTACGCGCCCATGAGGCCCGCCGCCCGGACGGCCTGATCGACGATCCGATGGCCGTGCAACTGGTCGACTCGATCGAGTTCGACTTCGCCAAGTTCGGCTATACCCGCCGCCAAGACATGGCCCTGCGGTCCTTGTTGTTCGATCGGATGACCGGCAACTACCTGCGCGACCATCCGCAGGCCACTGTGGTGGCGCTGGCCGAGGGACTGCAGACCAGTTTCTACCGCCTCGACGTGGCCGGACTGGGTCATGAGTTCCGTTGGCTGTCGGTCGATCTGGAGCCGATGATCGAGCTGCGCAACAAGCTGATACCCAAACCGGACCGGGTAACGCAGTGTGCGCAGTCGGCACTGGACTTCAGCTGGATGGACCAGGTCGACACCGGCCACGGCGTCTTCATCACCGCCGAGGGCCTGCTGATGTACCTGCAGCCCGAGGAAGCCATGTCGCTGATTCGCGCCTGCGCGCAACGTTTTCCGGGCGGGCAGATGTTGTTCGACCTGCCGCCGGCATTCTTCGCTTTCCTGACGCGCAAGGGGCTGCCGACCTCGATGCGTTACCGCGTACCTCCGATGCCCTTCAGCCTGTCGCCCTCGGAGGTGGCCGATCTGGTCAACACTGTCCCCGGGGTACGGACGGTGCGCGATCTGCCGATGCCGCCGGGCAGAGGCATCGTGTTGAACACCGCGCTGCGGGTCATGCGCCTGCCGGTCTTCGAGCCCGTCCGTCCCGTGATGACTTTGCTGGAGTTCGGTTAG
- a CDS encoding APC family permease, with amino-acid sequence MSGTQPGSPKAYKQELKRDLSLWENTSLVVSATTPATGAFIIAPVLFGLNGTGAALTFCIAAVLGLSLAYCWAELGAAYPIAGGDYTFIARILGRAPGFVSMFITGPVQAVLIPAVVALGMAEYLRVVVDVDANVLGAVIIIGGAVIALFGVRLNAIAVTVLLVVEILAVVLVAVAGFIKVQRPVTTLLHPEIIDAHGIASPLTLSALIAGIAVGSFAYNGFQGALIFSEETVSARRNVARAVFIALGVAVACEVFPVAAATLAAPSLAELSNSANPWQYVLTAIGGDTFNTVISLGIAVAVLNAVIALMPYYARILYSTGRDMAWPEPISRALRGVHPKYGTPWLATILVGIGGAIMILCSDVATLTTWTGALLAVEFILVAASALVSRLRTPGLDRPYRMPLWPLWPIVAIIMSIAVLSQQVRADLIVAGASVLLALAYYVLYLRPRGETHFLMLAPPDEEHRELTAGMA; translated from the coding sequence ATGAGCGGAACGCAGCCCGGCAGCCCCAAGGCCTACAAGCAAGAACTCAAGCGGGACCTCAGCCTGTGGGAAAACACCTCACTGGTCGTTTCCGCAACCACGCCGGCCACCGGCGCGTTCATCATCGCGCCGGTGCTCTTCGGGTTGAACGGAACCGGCGCCGCGTTGACGTTCTGCATCGCCGCTGTCCTCGGCCTGTCGCTGGCCTATTGCTGGGCGGAGTTGGGTGCGGCCTATCCGATCGCCGGTGGTGACTACACGTTCATCGCCCGCATTCTGGGGCGCGCTCCCGGTTTCGTCTCGATGTTCATCACCGGACCGGTGCAGGCCGTACTCATCCCGGCGGTGGTCGCGCTCGGGATGGCGGAGTACCTGAGGGTCGTCGTCGATGTGGACGCGAACGTTCTCGGGGCCGTGATCATCATCGGCGGCGCCGTGATCGCGCTGTTCGGTGTTCGGCTCAACGCGATCGCAGTGACCGTACTGCTGGTGGTGGAGATCCTGGCAGTGGTGCTCGTGGCGGTGGCGGGATTCATCAAGGTGCAGCGACCGGTGACCACCCTGCTGCATCCTGAGATTATCGACGCGCATGGGATCGCGAGCCCGCTCACCCTCAGTGCACTGATCGCGGGAATCGCGGTGGGGAGCTTTGCCTACAACGGTTTTCAGGGTGCATTGATCTTCTCCGAGGAGACGGTGAGCGCCCGCCGCAATGTCGCTCGTGCCGTGTTCATCGCGCTGGGTGTCGCCGTCGCCTGCGAAGTTTTCCCCGTCGCGGCCGCCACCCTCGCCGCGCCCTCGCTGGCCGAGCTCTCGAACTCGGCCAACCCCTGGCAGTACGTGCTGACCGCGATCGGCGGCGACACCTTCAACACCGTGATAAGCCTCGGTATCGCCGTTGCCGTACTCAACGCCGTGATCGCGTTGATGCCGTACTACGCGCGAATCCTGTACAGCACCGGCCGAGACATGGCGTGGCCCGAGCCCATCAGCCGGGCGCTGAGGGGTGTGCATCCGAAATACGGAACACCTTGGCTGGCAACGATTCTGGTGGGGATCGGCGGGGCGATCATGATCCTGTGCTCGGACGTCGCGACGCTGACCACCTGGACCGGTGCGCTACTGGCCGTGGAGTTCATTCTCGTCGCGGCCTCCGCTCTCGTCAGCCGACTCCGCACTCCTGGCCTCGACCGCCCGTATCGGATGCCGTTGTGGCCGCTCTGGCCGATCGTCGCGATCATCATGTCGATCGCCGTGCTCAGTCAGCAAGTTCGTGCCGACCTCATCGTTGCCGGCGCATCTGTTCTGCTTGCCTTGGCCTACTACGTCCTCTACCTGCGGCCGCGGGGCGAAACCCATTTCCTGATGCTGGCCCCACCGGACGAGGAGCACCGCGAACTGACAGCAGGGATGGCCTGA
- a CDS encoding serine hydrolase domain-containing protein has protein sequence MQLDFSVVDDIAKQFHDRRRAPGLQIAVLADGEVAHFSGHGVTDCATGAAPAVDRFFRIASMSKSFTAAAILQLRDRGLLCLDTAVTDCLPWAQGLAGPTEDSPKITVRHCLTMSSGLPGDDPWADRQEEMTQSDFDALLRRPVSGAYAPGTAFAYSNLGYAILGRVVEAIAGRPFVEHVASELLLPLGLTDTAYDYRSVPSERLAQGYRPTPSGEWEPQTFTAPGSFSAIGGLLSTVTDIAKWVAWLAEAFPPRDGNDDRILSRSSRREMQQSYRLLPFDVVEEPGERNRLTSKGFPWGLSGYGYGLFVEADPGVGTVSQHPGGYPGFGSYMGWHQASGLGIVAFANGTYAPVAAPARAALDALLRRREAAAEVLPTEHLRSAIDLAERVIADPSMLQGPDFADNVLLDIPLAERVADITAARQAIGEYKGQNEVEVRSPTEAIYRMIGARGAVEVTLSLTPTDPPHIQTFAVEVNA, from the coding sequence ATGCAGCTGGATTTTTCGGTCGTCGACGACATCGCCAAGCAGTTCCACGATCGGAGGCGAGCCCCGGGGCTGCAGATCGCGGTGCTGGCCGACGGCGAGGTGGCCCATTTCAGCGGCCATGGAGTCACTGACTGCGCCACCGGTGCGGCTCCCGCGGTGGACCGTTTCTTTCGGATCGCGTCGATGTCGAAGAGCTTCACCGCGGCTGCGATCCTGCAACTGCGTGACCGAGGACTGCTGTGCTTAGACACCGCTGTGACCGATTGCCTGCCGTGGGCGCAGGGCCTGGCCGGGCCGACCGAGGATTCGCCGAAAATCACAGTGCGCCACTGCCTGACGATGAGCAGCGGCCTGCCCGGTGACGATCCGTGGGCGGACCGGCAGGAGGAGATGACGCAGTCCGATTTCGACGCCCTGCTACGCCGTCCGGTATCGGGGGCCTACGCGCCCGGCACCGCATTCGCCTACTCGAATCTGGGGTATGCCATTCTCGGTCGTGTCGTCGAGGCGATCGCCGGCCGGCCCTTCGTCGAGCACGTGGCCAGTGAGCTGCTGCTGCCACTGGGCCTGACCGACACCGCCTACGACTATCGCTCGGTGCCGTCAGAGCGTCTGGCGCAGGGTTACCGGCCGACCCCATCCGGCGAGTGGGAACCTCAAACGTTCACCGCGCCAGGAAGCTTCTCCGCGATCGGGGGTCTGCTGAGCACCGTGACGGACATCGCGAAGTGGGTGGCCTGGCTCGCCGAGGCGTTTCCACCGCGCGACGGGAACGACGATCGGATCTTGTCCCGATCCTCCCGCCGTGAGATGCAGCAGTCGTACCGCCTGCTGCCGTTCGATGTCGTGGAGGAGCCAGGGGAGCGGAACCGGTTGACCAGCAAGGGCTTTCCGTGGGGACTGTCCGGCTATGGGTACGGGTTGTTCGTCGAGGCTGACCCCGGCGTCGGCACTGTCAGCCAGCATCCCGGCGGCTATCCGGGTTTCGGTTCGTACATGGGCTGGCACCAGGCCAGCGGGCTCGGCATCGTGGCCTTCGCCAATGGGACCTACGCTCCGGTCGCAGCGCCCGCACGGGCTGCACTCGATGCGCTGCTGCGCCGACGCGAAGCAGCCGCCGAGGTGCTTCCCACCGAGCATCTACGGTCAGCCATCGATTTGGCCGAGCGCGTCATCGCCGATCCGTCGATGTTGCAGGGGCCCGATTTCGCCGACAACGTGCTCCTCGACATCCCGTTGGCCGAGCGGGTCGCCGACATCACCGCCGCACGGCAGGCGATTGGTGAGTACAAGGGGCAGAACGAAGTCGAGGTTCGATCGCCCACTGAGGCGATCTACCGAATGATCGGCGCCCGTGGCGCGGTCGA
- a CDS encoding DUF5302 domain-containing protein, which produces MADDTPEDDNKRKFREALERKKAQSSGGTAHKDGGRNQPRAHGPVENRREFRRKSG; this is translated from the coding sequence ATGGCTGACGACACACCGGAAGACGACAACAAGCGCAAATTCCGGGAGGCCCTGGAGCGCAAGAAGGCGCAGTCGTCCGGAGGTACCGCGCACAAGGACGGCGGCCGCAACCAACCGCGAGCTCATGGCCCGGTGGAGAACCGCCGCGAATTCCGTCGCAAGAGCGGCTAG
- a CDS encoding alpha/beta hydrolase family protein translates to MTPLPRRLLTVLATLLVAAVASACAAETRTAQIEVVPEVLTLPGETVTRFHYLPDGPSDSRFPDQNWADLYMPAGNHAFNSVPLVVLIHGGGWKSTMGAGVLDGLARELAGRGMAVYNIEYRRVGSGGGWPTTFDDVASAMDYVAKLTLRYPQLAADDALVVGHSAGAQLAVWASTRHDLHGDEVGSRPLFRPTRVISLAGPLDMVYAANRGDNHIVAVLGGRPAEVPQRYASVDPIQNLDPEVPVIAVHGTLDTVVSPANSQRYVAALKKRGGRASLEMIPGENHTSIVSTRSPGFKRVLHLITATSEAEQDQLPVK, encoded by the coding sequence ATGACACCACTGCCCCGACGCCTGCTGACGGTGCTCGCGACGTTGCTGGTCGCCGCCGTCGCCTCAGCCTGCGCGGCGGAGACCAGGACCGCTCAGATCGAGGTGGTGCCCGAGGTACTGACCTTGCCCGGTGAGACCGTCACCCGCTTCCACTACCTGCCCGACGGACCGTCCGACAGCCGGTTCCCCGACCAGAACTGGGCAGACCTGTACATGCCCGCAGGCAACCATGCGTTCAACTCGGTGCCGTTGGTGGTACTCATCCACGGTGGTGGCTGGAAGAGCACCATGGGCGCCGGTGTGCTCGACGGGCTCGCCCGCGAGCTCGCAGGCCGGGGCATGGCCGTCTACAACATCGAGTACCGCCGCGTCGGGTCGGGCGGCGGATGGCCCACCACGTTCGACGACGTGGCTAGCGCCATGGACTACGTCGCGAAGTTGACGCTGCGATACCCGCAGTTGGCCGCCGACGACGCGCTCGTGGTCGGCCACAGTGCGGGAGCGCAGCTGGCGGTGTGGGCCAGCACCCGACATGACCTGCACGGCGATGAGGTGGGGTCCCGGCCCCTGTTCCGGCCGACCCGCGTCATCTCGCTGGCCGGTCCGCTCGACATGGTCTACGCCGCCAACCGCGGCGACAATCACATCGTCGCGGTGCTCGGCGGCCGTCCGGCAGAGGTGCCGCAGCGGTACGCCTCGGTGGACCCGATCCAGAACCTCGACCCCGAGGTGCCGGTGATCGCGGTACACGGGACCCTGGACACCGTTGTCTCCCCGGCCAATTCGCAGCGTTACGTCGCCGCACTCAAGAAGCGCGGCGGGCGGGCGTCGCTCGAAATGATCCCCGGAGAGAACCACACGTCGATTGTGTCGACCCGCTCTCCCGGCTTCAAGCGGGTACTGCATCTGATCACCGCGACATCTGAGGCCGAACAGGACCAGTTGCCGGTGAAGTGA
- the otnI gene encoding 2-oxo-tetronate isomerase has protein sequence MPRFAANLSMMYVEHDFLYRFAAAAADGFTAVEYLFPYDYPAEQLRRRLDAAGLCQALFNAPPGDFEAGERGIASLPGREPEFRAGFERALEYASALNCPRVHVMAGVIPTDADREERLAVYRGNLTWAAAQAAGHVDVMIEPINQRDMPGYLLSLQGEAHQIVDEIGAPNLKVQLDLYHCQITEGDVTVRLRSDIPTGRVGHLQIAGVPDRHEPDSGELAIDHLFAVIDETGYDGWVGCEYRPAAGTSAGLGWMRRARG, from the coding sequence GTGCCCCGCTTTGCCGCCAATCTGTCGATGATGTACGTCGAGCACGACTTTCTGTACCGGTTCGCCGCAGCGGCAGCCGACGGATTCACCGCGGTGGAATACCTGTTCCCGTACGACTACCCGGCTGAGCAACTACGCCGCCGTCTCGATGCCGCGGGGCTGTGCCAGGCATTGTTCAATGCTCCTCCTGGTGATTTCGAGGCAGGGGAGCGCGGTATCGCCTCGCTACCGGGCCGGGAGCCCGAGTTCCGGGCTGGCTTCGAGCGCGCACTGGAGTACGCCTCGGCGCTGAACTGCCCACGTGTCCACGTGATGGCGGGGGTGATCCCGACCGATGCCGACCGCGAGGAACGGCTGGCGGTCTACCGCGGCAACCTCACCTGGGCTGCCGCGCAGGCCGCCGGTCACGTCGACGTCATGATCGAACCCATCAACCAACGTGACATGCCGGGCTACCTGCTGAGCCTGCAGGGCGAGGCGCATCAGATCGTGGATGAGATCGGGGCACCGAACCTCAAGGTGCAACTCGATCTCTACCACTGTCAGATCACCGAGGGCGATGTGACCGTCCGGCTGCGATCGGACATCCCGACCGGGCGGGTCGGACATCTGCAGATCGCCGGCGTCCCCGACCGGCACGAACCGGACAGCGGTGAGCTGGCGATCGACCACCTGTTCGCCGTGATCGATGAAACCGGTTACGACGGCTGGGTGGGCTGCGAGTACCGTCCGGCCGCCGGCACCAGCGCGGGATTGGGATGGATGCGACGAGCCCGCGGGTGA
- a CDS encoding flavin-containing monooxygenase, protein MSDTDHVDVLIVGAGISGIGAAYYLQREHPQRSYAILEARGVTGGTWDLFRYPGIRSDSDLHTFGYEFKPWRDEHAIATADKILAYLRETAAENGIDSHIRFHHKVLGADWDSTRSRWTVDIERTHADGRGVELVQISANWLFCGGGYYRYDQGYTPHFEGRDRFTGHIVHPQHWPEDLDYAGKRVVVIGSGATAVTLVPSMAPTAGHVTMLQRSPSYVLPVPAKDAFANTAKRLLGDRLGYAAARRKNIIKQRSVYVLCQKYPTAARWLIQKINAGKLPKGYPVDEHFAPRYNPWDQRLCAVPDGDLFKAISNGSASVVTDRIATFTERGILLESGRELEADIIVTATGLNIQLFGGMTLTVDGQAVNLSNTVAYKGIMLSGVPNFAFAFGYTNSSWTLKVGLLCEHFCRLLKHMDDNGFDAVQPEFTGSQTRPLLDFAAGYVQRSIDEIPRQGVDGPWQMTMNYTLDAETLRKGPVEDPALRFEKSLVIA, encoded by the coding sequence ATGAGTGATACGGACCACGTCGACGTGCTGATCGTCGGTGCCGGCATCTCGGGCATCGGCGCCGCCTACTATCTGCAGCGCGAGCACCCCCAGCGCAGTTACGCGATCCTGGAGGCCCGCGGCGTCACCGGCGGCACCTGGGACCTGTTCCGGTATCCCGGGATTCGGTCGGACTCCGATCTGCACACCTTCGGCTACGAGTTCAAGCCCTGGCGCGACGAGCATGCCATCGCCACGGCCGACAAGATCCTGGCCTACCTGCGCGAGACCGCTGCCGAGAACGGCATCGACAGCCACATTCGGTTCCACCACAAGGTGCTCGGCGCGGACTGGGATTCGACGAGGTCGCGCTGGACCGTGGACATCGAGAGGACACACGCCGACGGGCGGGGCGTCGAGTTGGTCCAGATCTCGGCCAACTGGCTGTTCTGTGGCGGCGGCTACTACCGCTACGACCAGGGCTACACCCCCCACTTCGAAGGCCGGGACCGATTCACCGGACACATCGTTCATCCCCAGCACTGGCCAGAGGATCTCGACTACGCCGGCAAGCGGGTCGTCGTGATCGGCAGCGGCGCCACCGCCGTCACCCTCGTGCCATCGATGGCGCCGACCGCCGGGCACGTGACGATGCTGCAGCGCTCACCCAGCTATGTGCTTCCCGTCCCGGCCAAGGACGCCTTCGCCAACACCGCCAAGCGCCTCCTGGGCGACCGCCTCGGATATGCCGCGGCCCGGCGCAAGAACATCATCAAGCAACGCTCCGTCTACGTGCTGTGCCAGAAGTACCCGACCGCAGCCCGGTGGCTGATCCAGAAGATCAACGCGGGCAAGTTGCCCAAGGGATACCCCGTCGACGAGCACTTCGCGCCCCGCTACAACCCCTGGGACCAGCGGCTGTGCGCCGTGCCCGACGGAGACTTGTTCAAAGCCATCAGCAACGGCAGCGCCTCGGTGGTCACCGACCGCATCGCGACATTCACCGAGCGCGGCATCCTGCTGGAGTCCGGCCGCGAGCTAGAGGCCGACATCATCGTCACCGCAACGGGTCTCAACATTCAGTTGTTCGGCGGGATGACGCTGACCGTGGATGGCCAGGCGGTGAATCTGTCGAACACCGTGGCGTACAAGGGCATCATGCTCTCGGGTGTGCCGAACTTCGCCTTCGCCTTCGGCTACACCAACTCGTCGTGGACCCTCAAGGTCGGACTGCTCTGCGAGCACTTCTGCCGGCTGTTGAAGCACATGGACGACAATGGATTCGATGCCGTGCAGCCGGAGTTCACCGGTTCGCAGACCCGCCCGCTGCTGGATTTCGCAGCCGGGTATGTGCAGCGTTCGATCGACGAGATTCCACGGCAGGGAGTCGACGGACCGTGGCAGATGACGATGAACTACACGCTCGACGCCGAGACGCTGCGTAAGGGACCGGTAGAGGATCCCGCACTGCGGTTCGAAAAATCTCTGGTTATCGCCTGA
- a CDS encoding DUF1697 domain-containing protein, with amino-acid sequence MSRYIAFLRGVNVGGVNLKMAEVAKAMEAAGFTEVRTILASGNVLLDSTSKAAKVRSTAERALRDAFGYEAWVLVYDLPTLQKISQAYPFEREVPDHHSYVTFVSDDELLGELAALTPGPDEKVQRGDGVLYWQVPRAATLDSAIGKTMGKKRYKSSTTTRNLRTLDKVLR; translated from the coding sequence GTGAGCCGCTACATCGCGTTCCTCCGTGGCGTCAACGTCGGGGGCGTCAACCTCAAGATGGCCGAGGTGGCCAAGGCCATGGAGGCAGCCGGGTTCACCGAGGTCCGCACCATCCTGGCGAGCGGAAATGTCTTGCTGGACAGCACTTCCAAAGCCGCGAAGGTTCGCAGCACGGCCGAGAGGGCACTGCGAGACGCCTTCGGTTACGAGGCCTGGGTGTTGGTGTACGACCTGCCCACCCTGCAGAAGATCTCGCAGGCATACCCATTCGAACGTGAGGTACCCGACCACCACTCCTACGTCACGTTCGTCAGCGACGACGAGTTGCTCGGCGAGCTCGCGGCCCTCACCCCTGGCCCGGACGAAAAGGTGCAACGCGGCGACGGTGTGCTCTATTGGCAAGTGCCCCGGGCCGCCACGCTGGACAGTGCGATCGGCAAGACCATGGGTAAGAAGCGCTACAAGTCCTCTACGACGACCAGGAACCTGCGCACCCTGGACAAGGTGCTGCGCTGA
- a CDS encoding class I SAM-dependent methyltransferase yields the protein MSVIDGNTLDGVSATSLWTLSNRGLEARRSDGVIRDPWAVALRDSIDYDYGKFGRPTQAHALRALAFDVETRDYLSTHPKAAVVALAEGLQTSFWRLDQAGVADELTWYSVDLPPVIAIRDKLLPHDDRIVALAQSALDRSWMDRVDATDGVFITAEGLLMYLEPEDVRSLIADCAARFPGGRMMFDSIPHWVSRRTIKGLRLSDRYIAPPMPFALTADEGLAMAGTGPGAVPGVRSARDVPLQQGRGLFKLAAQPWLDRIGAVHRGRPSMTVLGF from the coding sequence ATGAGCGTGATTGACGGCAACACCCTTGACGGTGTCTCGGCGACCTCCTTGTGGACCTTGAGCAACCGCGGCCTGGAGGCCAGGCGTTCCGACGGGGTGATCCGTGACCCGTGGGCGGTGGCCCTGCGCGACTCGATCGACTACGACTACGGCAAGTTCGGCAGGCCCACTCAGGCGCATGCCCTGAGGGCTCTGGCATTCGACGTGGAGACCCGCGACTACCTCTCGACCCACCCGAAGGCTGCGGTCGTGGCACTTGCCGAGGGCCTGCAGACCAGTTTCTGGCGACTCGACCAGGCCGGTGTCGCCGATGAATTGACCTGGTATTCAGTCGATCTACCGCCCGTGATCGCCATCCGGGACAAACTGTTGCCTCATGACGACCGCATCGTGGCACTGGCCCAGTCAGCGCTCGACCGCAGTTGGATGGATCGGGTGGACGCCACCGACGGAGTGTTCATCACCGCAGAAGGCCTGCTGATGTATCTCGAACCCGAAGACGTGCGCAGCCTGATCGCCGACTGCGCCGCGCGGTTTCCCGGCGGCCGCATGATGTTCGACTCCATTCCGCACTGGGTGAGCCGGCGCACCATCAAGGGCTTGCGCCTGTCGGACCGCTACATCGCACCGCCGATGCCGTTCGCCCTCACCGCCGACGAGGGCCTGGCGATGGCGGGGACGGGACCCGGGGCCGTGCCCGGGGTGCGGTCGGCCCGTGACGTGCCGCTGCAACAGGGCCGCGGCCTGTTCAAGCTCGCCGCTCAGCCATGGCTGGACCGGATCGGTGCAGTCCACCGCGGCAGGCCGTCCATGACGGTGCTGGGCTTCTGA
- a CDS encoding TetR/AcrR family transcriptional regulator produces the protein MDTWVGLADGCGGPADDPDGVILAILSSRVNSDDNNVVPRVDTGCADPWAERAMLWTVDRSRRAQVSPTRSGAVRLDRGVILRAAQEICDRDGLSALTLRRLGNELGVDATAMYRHFRDKAELISALIDDLFRLEVDEPDPQGHWRDNLRKLMIQWWQIYRRHEGLAAAMAGQPDDEPQLFHLTEWTVRELIRAGVGESELGLYHQTIYNHTVGNGLVAALSPWLTDVELRDEQRRHYAALDPRRFPSSASVAPTIYPDTAEVFEFSVEVLLDAIEKRGQIATRQRD, from the coding sequence GTGGACACCTGGGTGGGGCTCGCCGACGGGTGCGGCGGTCCGGCCGATGATCCGGACGGTGTGATCTTGGCGATACTTTCGAGCCGTGTCAACAGCGATGACAACAATGTTGTCCCCAGAGTGGACACCGGTTGCGCCGATCCGTGGGCTGAGCGTGCGATGCTGTGGACCGTGGACCGCAGCCGACGAGCCCAGGTATCGCCCACCCGTAGCGGTGCTGTTCGGCTGGACCGCGGCGTGATCCTGCGAGCGGCTCAGGAGATCTGTGACCGCGACGGTTTGAGTGCGCTCACCCTGCGGCGGCTCGGTAACGAACTCGGAGTCGACGCCACGGCGATGTACCGGCATTTCCGGGACAAGGCCGAACTGATCTCAGCCTTGATCGACGACTTGTTTCGGCTGGAAGTCGACGAGCCCGACCCACAGGGCCACTGGCGTGACAACCTCCGCAAACTGATGATCCAGTGGTGGCAGATCTATCGCAGACACGAGGGTCTGGCCGCGGCCATGGCCGGTCAGCCCGACGACGAGCCGCAACTGTTCCACCTCACCGAATGGACTGTCCGTGAGCTCATTCGTGCCGGCGTCGGCGAGAGCGAACTCGGCCTCTACCACCAGACCATCTATAACCACACGGTCGGAAACGGCTTGGTCGCCGCGTTGTCACCGTGGTTGACCGACGTCGAGTTACGCGACGAGCAGCGCAGGCATTACGCCGCGCTGGATCCTCGTCGCTTTCCCTCCTCCGCCAGCGTTGCCCCGACCATCTACCCGGACACGGCCGAGGTCTTCGAGTTCAGCGTGGAGGTCCTGCTCGACGCCATCGAGAAACGGGGCCAGATCGCAACTCGGCAACGCGACTGA
- a CDS encoding PPOX class F420-dependent oxidoreductase codes for MGRQVFDDKLLALIGGNSMGVLATIKQDGRPQLSNVSYYFDPRAVQIQVSITEPRAKTRNLRRDPRASIHVSSDDGWAYAVAEGDAILTPPAASPDDDTVEGLIALYRNIAGEHPDWDDYRRAMVDDRRVLLTLPITHVYGMPPGRR; via the coding sequence ATGGGGCGCCAGGTTTTCGACGACAAGCTTTTGGCCTTGATCGGCGGCAACTCGATGGGGGTTCTCGCGACGATAAAACAGGACGGTCGTCCGCAGCTGTCGAATGTCTCCTACTACTTCGATCCGCGGGCGGTGCAGATCCAGGTGTCCATCACCGAGCCCCGCGCCAAGACCCGCAACCTGCGGCGGGATCCACGGGCATCCATCCATGTCAGCTCCGATGACGGCTGGGCGTATGCGGTTGCCGAGGGTGATGCGATCCTCACCCCACCTGCCGCTTCGCCCGACGACGACACGGTCGAGGGGCTAATTGCCTTGTACCGCAACATCGCCGGTGAGCATCCCGACTGGGACGATTATCGGCGTGCCATGGTCGACGACCGCCGGGTGCTGCTGACCCTGCCGATCACCCACGTGTACGGGATGCCGCCCGGCCGTCGGTAA